One Argentina anserina chromosome 6, drPotAnse1.1, whole genome shotgun sequence genomic window, TGCAGCAACCCTCAAGTAGACTGCAGTATTTTTATCTGCTCTGCCTTTTAAATGTTTTGACTAATAGTAACATATAAATCAGTAGTAAGTTTATTGCACCATATATCTATCGGCTGAAAGCTAAGTAGCACATCAATTGATTCCGTGACTTGTACATGCATTAAATTCTGTTTGTTAATTTCAGGGAAAGAAAAATCCTGGAACAGATACTCATGCTGTGGAGTCCTTTTTGCGTCAAGTAAAGGGAGCCAAGGAAATGAAGATAGACAGGTTCACcaatgaaaaataatttttcttaCATGTTGTTAATGTTTGAGCTATAGCACACGGAAGTGCTGCGTAAAAGTCAtagaaattttcttttaaagcATCCCCTAGGCAATATATTCTTGTAGATATCTGTAGTTGATGAAGTTTTGAGTACTAATTCTTGACACCAATCTTATTCATCTGCTCTTTGTTTAGGGAATTTATACATTTGTGTTGCAACTCTAACAATTAATCTATTCTCAGTAAATAGAAgtttaaaattttcttttccttttactGATCTAGCTGGCACCTTCTCATGAGGATGAAGATTCCAAAAGGTGGTCCATTGGATCCTATTGCACCTCTCGAGCTACCCCATTCTCTGCATGCTTTTGGCCGCGTCCCCGAAACAAATGAGCTGAACATGGTAACTATCTTCATTCTCTATCACATTTAAATTTTTCTAAACCAAAAGAAACAGTTCCATTGCTCCAAGGAGTAGCAGGAAGATAAGCTTTGTTCATTTGGTAACTAAATTGAGATCTAATGTTGATGGACATAGATTTATTAGATTTAGTGCTACAAACTTGCTGTTTTAAGTTGTAACGGAATTATGATATGATTCCCATCTGCGGTGTTCGAAGGTGTACCAGGCATAGAAAAAGGGGCACCAGTTGCTCATTTTTCATTTATGACTAATCAAGAAAATGGAATCGAGTCACACAAATTGTAGAAGAAGTTTCATGTCAAGATATTACTCTGAAAAGCTTGATGGTGATTGCTCTGCATTATAGGCATGTAGCAATCTTGGTCTGTTTTCTTACACATCTAATGTTGGAATGCTTTTGCAGGAAGGCTTCCATACATTTCGTGGGGGATTTTGGAACTACTTCAGTATGGGTAAGAGTGCTTTCCCTTGGATTCTTTCACAAAGTTTGAAGTTTAATATGCAAACTTACCTGATTCTTTCTAGTGCCCATCTCCTTTTCTGAGTCCATTTAATTCAATCTCTCTCGTCTTTCACATATATGCTGGCTAATTGCTGGCAGTATCCTCTTTCCCTAAACTGTGTCCCTTTgaacttaaccctacttcttCATGGTTTTCTTAGGAATGGATGCTGAAGTATCATATGCGTTTCATTCAGAGAGGAAATTGCATCCTGAAAAGTTCAAAAACCAGCTAGTTAATCAGGTACACTTCCTGCAAATTCATtatgattcatggacataatgTAGCAACTTgattataaatatttaaaatgggaaatttataataaaagtTCAAAATTTGGAGTAAAATGCAGCATTCACCATGGATGTTAATTGGAGCAGGTTTGAACATACAAACAGTATTGGCAATCTTAATATATTCATTTCAACTAATACAGGATTGTTTAGAGAGAAACTTTCTGGCATAGAATTGCTTGAAGAAATTCTTTAAAGCATTCTTGTCCTCCAGTTCAACTGCATACTTCGACCTGGTCTTATTTCTCTACTAATCATATATGCAGTCTACTTATGCAAAGCTTGGGTGTTCACAAGGCTGGTTTTCTCCTTCCCTTGCTCAGAATTCTGCCCGGTGAGCATTTATGTTTTCTGAAGTTTACGGTTagcattcaaaattcaacAAGTCCATATATCTAGGATCACTATTGATTCACACATTTGGATTTGGGATTTTGTCTCTTATTTACTTCTGCattctatttatgtatttatgttgCACCTTATCCCTGATGACCGTGTTGATTAAATTGTATCTTTAAAATAGGAATATAGCTCAATTTGCGAAGGTGATGATTATGAAAAACCATGGGGATGACTGGGACGAGCTCATCCTTCCTCCCAGGTAAATTGTTGTCTATTATAAGATAGTTGAACCTGGTGGTTCTTGATTCATGCCAACTGGTGTATGACCTCCATGCAAATTACTTCTCtgattaaaaattagaaaagtgATTCGTGCTGATTATGTCCATCGCTTAGTTATCAGGTCTCTTGATTACTTGTAGTACTCCTTGTACTATttattctttgttttcttgggTGGTGGTGAACTGCTGACAAATATTCTTCCCACCACTCAATTTTGCTGGTTCTGCTTGTATAGATGTTGTTGCTTCTGCTTATTTGTTTCTTGTAGTTGATAAATTAAGGGGTTCACTGCTTCTTCCACTAATTCCAACACTGATTCATTTAGCACGCAAGAGAGCAATATCTCTTGCTTGCGCAAGTTTTAAATTGAATCTGTGTTTGTTATTCTCCTCATTGGTACTTGAAGTAGTTTCGTAATTTCCTCTGATATTTCTGTCAACTTTATCCTGTTATTCTTTCTCTCAACAGCATCAAGTCAATTGTCTGCCTCAATTTGCCTAGCTTTTCTGGTGGATTTAATCCTTGGGGAACACCGAGTAGATGGAAGCGTAATGTGGGTCCAATTATATTACTTTTCCCTCTTTAGTCTTTCCAAAATTCGCTTAAAGTTATGATAGTTCCCAAATTCTGTATATCTTATATCTAACAGACATTTGTCCCATGATGACTTTACAGCAGTTCACCCCACCATTCGTAGATGATGGCCATATAGAGGTTGTAGGTTTTACTTCTGCTTGGCACGGACTTGTATTGCTTGCGCCAAAGGGACATGGGACTCGTCTTGCTCAGGTAAGAACTATATGATCGTTTTGTGGTCATGCAAATTGAAGATTAATCTGAAGAAGTGAATCAGAAGCTGGAACTCTGTTCTGGAATGACTTACACTATCCAGTGTTATACCTTGTATGATTCTGTTGTTCTTGTTAATTATAGGTCCGCCGAATCAAATTTCTGTTTCACAAAGGTGCAATTGATCAGACGTATATGAGAATTGATGGAGAACCCTGGAAGCAACCCCTTCCATCTGATGATGATACTGTGATGGTGGAAATATCTCACCTTGCCCAGGTCAACATTCTTGCTACCAATGGGTGCAGGTCTAAAAGCATACACAGTCCCTTAACTCCTCGGGCAGATGAAGGAGTTAATTCAGATGAAGAAACTCTTGAAGAAGAGTTCAGGAAGTTTGGTGCAGCAGACACATTCAAGCTTCCGGAAGAAATTGATATTTCTCGTCTTAGTTAACCCAACTCTAATCACGTCATACACTTGTTTGAAATTGATTACTCTCTCGCTATCTTCTTAGCGAGTTGCCGAGTTAGCTTAGTATCAATCAGTGAAGATCTATTCATCTTATTCTTTGGTGAAAAAATGTTTTTAGCTGTAAATGATTGGATATGCTGTGTATTGAAAATACTTGTCACCTTCATACAAGAATTATTTCCATTTGGCCATCAACCATTTCGGTGTCTACCGACCGTATTCATCAATTTTCGCAATGATCACTACAGGTCATATATCCATCAGTTTCAGTGATTATGCATGCTAGATGTCATTCTCCCCTGGGTGTATTGTATAAGCAAAGCGGCACTGGAGCAGACTATACCAAGACGAGTGATGGAGAAACAAATAGAACAAATGAAAATTAGAtttacatcatttgatatgatatCGAGTTGAAGTTGTAACCTATAATACATTTTGTAATTCAAAGGAATAGATATGTGGATATGTAGAAACAAACAATGTTGCCGGCTCACCATTGCAGACGATACACCAAACCTACAAGCTGATGAAAGGTACATGCCTAAAGTGTAAAAAAACTCCAACTCTCCCTCATGACCATTAAAGACGGGGTTGTGCAGCTAGAATGGGGCTATAGAGAGCAATCAGCCTTTCCAGAGCCACCACCCCAACTACAGGCCCATGTACTGGGGCTCCCCCAATCATGTCGCAATGGCTTCATTGGCCTTCTGTGTTCCTGtcctctcttctcttttcttcttctccctgAAAACCAAAATCGTTGCAACAAAATACTGTCACCCACAGGAAACAATgaaagtatcttttcattctttGCAAAGTATAAACAAGAAAACATCATAAAAAGCAAATCTGATTTCTATAAAGCCTAGGGGATAACACTGAGTTGGTAGAGGTATTTTCACACCAAAAAAGTTATAAAGCATCAACTTGTGGTtgccaattttttttagattGCGTTATCTTGTGATTGCCATTTGCAGTGGCTTGTGAGTAAGCACACTTGTATACTTGACCAAAATCCATGAACCTTCCGAATTAAAATTCATGTATCACGAATTTATGCAATCTAATATTTGCAAATTTTCAACCTCACAGAAGGTTcatctgaaaacaaattttAGCCGAACTACAGGATTACAGATGATATATTATGTATTATTGCTATAGATTGAAAAGAGGGATCTGTTACCTGGCCACATATTCCTTTAGCAGTTCTTTTGCCTGAACCAGCTTAGAAAGTAGATTGCGGTATACATCAAGGTCTCGGTCCACACTTCTTTTCTCTATGTTTAAGGCTGCACATAACTGTTTGAAAGCAGGCAAAGTTTAAGTGCTGAAACATTGTTCAGACACAACCACACAGACAACTAAACTCAATTGAAATACATATGCGCCTCTAACTGTAGCTCAAATTATTATATCCTCTACATAGATCGGACAAAAATCGAAAGCTCAGGTTCATGTGTAtaactttcaaaaaaaatttcagctGTCTTTGTTCGATACTTCGATATTGATATAGTTTATGTTAGTCTACACATAATGTCAATTTGATAGTTAAGGGAAAGCTACATCAGATGTTGTCTACcatataacttttttttttttttactgatgATAGGATGCATGTCTAACCTTTTCCAATACTGTTGGTTCAGTTGCATTTGCCAACTCAAGAAGACGAAAGAGTCCAACGGCAAAGAAACGACTGTAGCTAAAACTTCCTTGTCCTGCTCTTTCTGCAATGTCCTTCAATATTCCCTCAACTTCCCCTTCTTTAGAAGGAAATTCAACTAATGAACTAGAAGTCTGAGTCCGAGCCCACTCTTCCAACTTTATCGCATCAGTTCTGTAGTGATTAACACAAACTTATCCAGTAAATATGGAGACTTTCTCAACTCTATAAAAAGATAATGATCATAGTTAACAGTTTCACATGCTCATGAAATTCTTATTGGAGACGCACAATTTTAGTGCAAGAAAGCTAACCTTTTTAGACTTTTGCATTTTGGATGAAGTGGAGATCATTTGCAAGTTACAAACAAAACCTAAAAATTTGCAACTATTTGCAAAAGGGCAAAGAAAACACAATTTTTCTTCTCAGCCCCTATCAAAAATCATGGAAAAAGTGTAACAATGCTTAACAATCTTCATTCAATTTTTGAATCTGGCTGTAAGCCAGAAGCTTGCCATTCCAAATTTCTATGGACAAAACAGAGACTTCTATGCATGTGTCTCAGACTATTATAGCAAGTTTCTTCACTTTGTATTTATCTTCTCTCTTCAATCATTAAACTCTAATTTTGTACTATGCAACTTGTATAGTTCAGATATCTTCATACTGAAAATTATGATTACTTACAGAAAAAAGTCTACTTAAGTAGGCATGTCACGTATTCACAATCGCTAGTCGTCCAATTACTCAACTCTGCATACTCTCACAACATTGCATACCACACTCATGCATTTCAAACTACAAAAAATGAGTTCTACAAAAGTCAATAACTAGACCTGTATTGCTCCGGGTCCTCCTTAAGTGCATTTACGTACGCTTTGAAGATTGCATCTTTATCCTCCTCACTAGGATACCCATCCATCAGCTGATCATAAACAGTAACGAAACCAAGAGCAAACACAGGATCATATCGGTAGGTCCTCTTGTACCTCATCAAATGTTGCTGCACAATCAACTCCTGTAACACAGTGTTGTACACACTCGGAATCGGCCGCTTATACGCCCTTAGAAAATTCAACTTGGTATCAGCTACAGTTGCCGACTCTGCATTTCAATTCCCCAAGCACATAAgtaaccaaaaaaacaaaaaaaagtcctACTCTTGCATACCAAGCTTAAACTAAAACAAAACCCAACAAGAACCAAAGCATAAATAATCCACAAACCAAAAATAGGTCCTCAGTAAAACCATAAAGCTCCAATCTTTCACACCCAGAAACAATAAAGCTTCAATCTTTCACAcccaagtatcaaaaccaGACATGTACATTAACAAAGTTGTCACTTTTAAAAACGAAAAGGAGTGAGAAAACCCACCTGAAGACGAAGACATGCAATGAACAACCAAACGAGGGCTGGAGCTGGATGACCGGAAACCACCATAATGCAGCGAGAAGTTTGTACGGAATCTCAGACCGTCGGAGTTCGAACCCAAGTTTCTGGCGGATGCGAAAGACGATTGAGAGAGTGcagagaaggagagagaagTGACGGCGGCCATTTGAGGTTTTCTAAGTGACGGAGTGTATTTAGAGTTGGGAATCTCCCGGGAAAAAATTGAGCATAGTGTTTAGAGTAGAGAGGGAGGAGAGAAAAATCTGAATCAAATTTTTGATGATATAAAATATTTAGGAAGAGAAAGAGTGAAAGAGAGAGGTCCACGAAAAACAGGCTTATCCAGTGAGTGAAAGAAACAGGGAGCCAGTGAGGTTGTGACACGTTTGGGGTTTTGGATATCCGAGAGGGAGTGATGTTATGGGTCGGGTTAGGTGAAGTCGTTAAGTTAAAAGAGTGTTTTGCTTGTACGCTATTTCAAATGGAGGAGGCCCAAGATTGTGAAAGCAATATAGTGAATGGAAGCCCAAATTGACCTGGTCTTATAGCTACATGGTCTCTGTCCTTGGTGGTCTTTTAGTggtgttttgtttgttttgttggaAGGCAAAACTTTCTTGCACTACTGACTGTACATCACAGCATCTTACGGTGAATAGGGATCTATTCATGAAAGTCTTAAATCATAAGCATCAACGTCTTATATGAGGTTGAGTGGCtcgatttgaatttgatgcgAGTTGTAATGGTGTTTTACATTTGACGTGATCACGTTTTATCTCGGAAATTCATACTTTGAACTAGTCAAGTAGTCCATGGACTCATCATCCTTGTTTGGAAATGGGTGCATATATCTTACATATACTTGGAAGTTTACTTGGAGGTTTTGAAACAAGAACATTGCAAGCTTAAAACAATAGTTTTGGGAGCCAAAATGTTCTAACTTTCAAGTTAGTTCCTGATGCATGCATGTTACACTCCAGAAAACTAAAGTGCAAGTGGAAGGAGAGTTGGTGTGGCAGAGTTGAACGTGTATCGACTCATCATGTGACAATATGCCTTCTTCTCTGATGTCGATGGAGGCAACGTGCTCCCCTTTCGTTTTATATTGTTCAGCCTATCCACGTACGTACATCTATCTTAAGAAACAAATTTGGATCGACGAAGATTTACATGAAATTCGATTCGGAAATGAAGCCTTCGGAGCCCTCAAAATAAACAAGTTTCTGTAATTAGTCGAGTATCAGATGGATCACATTAATAAAAATTTGATGGATTTGGATAGTACCAAGTGGAGCAACAAGATTTCATGCACATGAAATGAATAATTAGTATATGAATGATTCAAGCTTAGCTTGACTAGGTAGCCACAGCCCCTGTCGATCAGGACAACTTTCCACTTCAGTAGTAATTAACTAGTGCAACCTGATCTTTAAGTGCAAAACCAGCAAGCTAGGAATATGTTATATATATCACCCAATTAAACTCACAGAGAATGCTAGCTCCATTATAGTATTTCCAGCTTGTGTTCTTGTCGAACCCTATATTTATACGCCTATGCAAGTATAAAACTTCAACAGGATCAAGTTCTTGAACCCATCTATTACTACTACACTTTCTTCTTTGAATCCGACATCTTTCTTAAAGAAGAGCCTAATACATACATTTAGCTCATTTGAGTTGACACAGAATGCAAGGAGGCAAGGACCAGGCTCAAAAAGCCAAGCATTCCATCCTCGCATCTCGTAAGCCAATTATAGAAAAGTTCTCTGCAGGTTTTAGCACTCCGAACAGTGAAGGCGCCGTTGCTGCTGTCAACAACAATACTACTaatactactactactactacagATCACAGCAGGCTTAAACAAGCTGAGGACTCGTTCCGCACTGTCATGTACTTGAGCTGCTGGGGTCCTAACTGATCATTCAGCAAGATCATACATACGTATAAACCCTATGTACATAT contains:
- the LOC126797803 gene encoding diacylglycerol kinase 5-like isoform X1 — protein: MAKSSSGSEFLKSFKIPMYVLDSNSKSDGEKVPDVPECPVLVFINSKSGGQLGGNLLVTYRQLLNDCQVFDVGEEAPDKVLRQIYVNLETLKRNGDEFATKIQEKLRIIVAGGDGTAGWLLGVVSDMKLAHSPPIATVPLGTGNNLPFAFGWGKKNPGTDTHAVESFLRQVKGAKEMKIDSWHLLMRMKIPKGGPLDPIAPLELPHSLHAFGRVPETNELNMEGFHTFRGGFWNYFSMGMDAEVSYAFHSERKLHPEKFKNQLVNQSTYAKLGCSQGWFSPSLAQNSARNIAQFAKVMIMKNHGDDWDELILPPSIKSIVCLNLPSFSGGFNPWGTPSRWKRNQFTPPFVDDGHIEVVGFTSAWHGLVLLAPKGHGTRLAQVRRIKFLFHKGAIDQTYMRIDGEPWKQPLPSDDDTVMVEISHLAQVNILATNGCRSKSIHSPLTPRADEGVNSDEETLEEEFRKFGAADTFKLPEEIDISRLS
- the LOC126797803 gene encoding diacylglycerol kinase 5-like isoform X2, encoding MAKSSSGSEFLKSFKIPMYVLDSNSKSDGEKVPDVPECPVLVFINSKSGGQLGGNLLVTYRQLLNDCQVFDVGEEAPDKVLRQIYVNLETLKRNGDEFATKIQEKLRIIVAGGDGTAGWLLGVVSDMKLAHSPPIATVPLGTGNNLPFAFGWGKKNPGTDTHAVESFLRQVKGAKEMKIDSWHLLMRMKIPKGGPLDPIAPLELPHSLHAFGRVPETNELNMEGFHTFRGGFWNYFSMGMDAEVSYAFHSERKLHPEKFKNQLVNQSTYAKLGCSQGWFSPSLAQNSARNIAQFAKVMIMKNHGDDWDELILPPSIKSIVCLNLPSFSGGFNPWGTPSRWKRNFTPPFVDDGHIEVVGFTSAWHGLVLLAPKGHGTRLAQVRRIKFLFHKGAIDQTYMRIDGEPWKQPLPSDDDTVMVEISHLAQVNILATNGCRSKSIHSPLTPRADEGVNSDEETLEEEFRKFGAADTFKLPEEIDISRLS
- the LOC126797804 gene encoding protein THYLAKOID FORMATION1, chloroplastic, coding for MAAVTSLSFSALSQSSFASARNLGSNSDGLRFRTNFSLHYGGFRSSSSSPRLVVHCMSSSSESATVADTKLNFLRAYKRPIPSVYNTVLQELIVQQHLMRYKRTYRYDPVFALGFVTVYDQLMDGYPSEEDKDAIFKAYVNALKEDPEQYRTDAIKLEEWARTQTSSSLVEFPSKEGEVEGILKDIAERAGQGSFSYSRFFAVGLFRLLELANATEPTVLEKLCAALNIEKRSVDRDLDVYRNLLSKLVQAKELLKEYVAREKKKREERTGTQKANEAIAT